Proteins from one Primulina huaijiensis isolate GDHJ02 chromosome 18, ASM1229523v2, whole genome shotgun sequence genomic window:
- the LOC140964887 gene encoding uncharacterized protein — MQQKRDGKLQIKGTKKDILTKALNSDELGGRVRAVGGHITPTLYFNVGRSWKTEDVDRELMIEQKKELIEARKLIQEQDTRIQKLEAIVCKKGAWDSEIDNKGSCSVKLHQVNESEMKIDKFFPSYEDLNDVEMKVVEKSVTLQGKPVILTLDSSTDIVAYGTIVEVNGANNLLHGVPLPQNCMRVSIDEAMQKTALFPVPIPNECENVGDAVGTHVAWQNHLIMLRKEIHDAYISK, encoded by the exons ATGCAACAAAAGCGTGATGGGAAACTTCAAATAAAAGGGACAAAAAAGGATATTCTCACGAAAGCACTCAATTCAGATGAACTTGGTGGACGTGTGAGAGCTGTTGGAGGTCACATCACCCCAACATTATATTTCAATGTTGGTAGAAGTTGGAAGACTGAGGATGTTGACAGAGAGCTAATGATTGAGCAAAAGAAAGAGTTGATAGAGGCTAGAAAATTAATTCAAGAGCAAGATACACGCATTCAAAAACTTGAAGCAATTGTCTGCAAAAAAGGTGCATGGGACAGTGAGATTGATAACAAAGGAAGTTGCTCGGTAAAATTGCATCAAGTGAATGAAAGTGAAATGAAAATAGACAAGTTTTTCCCCAGTTATGAAGATTTGAATGATGTCGAAATGAAAGTTGTGGAAAAATCTGTTACTTTACAG GGGAAACCAGTTATTTTGACATTGGATTCTAGCACAGACATTGTTGCATATGGAACAATTGTCGAGGTCAATGGAGCTAATAACTTGCTTCATGGTGTTCCATTACCTCAAAATTGCATGCGTGTATCCATTGATGAAGCAATGCAAAAAACAGCCCTTTTTCCAGTTCCAATTCCCAATGAATGTGAAAATGTTGGTGATGCCGTAGGAACACATGTGGCTTGGCAAAATCATTTGATAATGCTACGAAAAGAGATACACGATGCTTATATTTCAAAGTAA
- the LOC140963944 gene encoding uncharacterized protein yields MDKEWMSKDRLSYEFDIGVESFLQIALKNAIHSDAIPCPCARCCNLWKKNFETIRAHLYCNGMDLTYHTWIWHGERSTKGNSMNDNDRVGQDEHKSFSEEPIDMVHCVYESYAENPRQFNKILEDADKPLYPGCAKFTKLSAVVKLFNLKAKYSWRDKSFTDLLILFGEMLPDHNELLSSLYDAKKSLRALGIDYVKIHACPNDCILYRKEYEDFANLPYLRDVKVEVGQQIKGKGRNSCKGLVSGNDIDVYISPLIDDLNCLWDKGVEAYDAYREESFSLRAVLLWTINDFPVYENMFGCVVKGYHACTICAEETYSTRFKHCRKMSYTGHRRFLPLSHPYRRQKKAFNGKQEFNLEPKPLSGNEILERVQRIIYHCGKFSGKLQSKNDDEITCWKKKSIFFELEYWKDLHVRHVLDVMHIEKNVCESLIGTLLDVPGKTKDGIAARLDLLEMNLRTELAPRIEEKKTFLPAAYYTLSKDEKRSICNSLSGVKVPVGYSSNVRNLVSMKDLKLVGLKSHDYHTLMQQLLPVAILDVLPKHVRDTITRLCFFFNVLYSEVIDVLKLDDLQKRDCVDIVLLEKYFPPSFFDIMIHLTVHLVRDVKLCGPVWYRHMYPFERFMKILKDYVRNRNRPEGWCIAECYIAEEAVEFCSDYLSNVHTIGIPSRHREVELTKPLSGAVAHLVDHSTHQISEILMWLAHGPCNKVLKYSSYLIDGVTYATKERDDIRVTKKSGVSLVAKIMQVASEKDKNPIVSDMVFYGVIEEIWELDYHNFQIPMFKCNWVENNNDIKVDDLCFTLVNLRRIGFKSESFILGSQAKQVFYIEDPEDPEWSIVLATPTRESFEHVDGDELEDTLIDYQSFTRGLPSMGVDGAYDNEPSWLREDCDGNWVDNV; encoded by the exons ATGGACAAAGAATGGATGTCAAAAGATAGGCTATCATATGAATTTGATATTGGAGTAGAGTCTTTCTTGCAGATTGCGCTAAAAAATGCTATCCATTCTGATGCAATACCTTGTCCATGTGCAAGATGTTGTAATCTATGgaagaaaaattttgaaactATCAGGGCACATTTGTATTGTAATGGTATGGATTTGACATATCATACATGGATATGGCATGGGGAAAGATCTACGAAAGGGAACTCAATGAATGATAATGATCGAGTAGGACAAGATGAACACAAATCATTTAGTGAGGAACCTATAGATATGGTGCATTGTGTATATGAAAGTTATGCTGAGAATCCAAGACAATTCAATAAGATACTTGAAGATGCAGATAAACCTTTATATCCTGGATGTGCTAAATTCACAAAGTTATCTGCAGTTGTGaaattatttaacttgaagGCAAAATATAGTTGGAGGGATAAAAGTTTCACTGATCTACTTATTTTGTTTGGAGAAATGCTTCCAGATCACAATGAATTGCTTTCATCTTTGTATGATGCAAAGAAAAGCTTACGTGCATTAGGGATAGACTATGTGAAAATTCATGCTTGTCCTAATGATTGTATCTTATACCGGAAGGAGTACGAAGATTTTGCGAATTTGCCCTACTTGCGGGACGTCAAGGTGGAAGTTGGACAACAAATCAAAGGTAAAGGAAGGAATTCCTGCAAAGGTCTTGTG TCGGGTAATGATATTGATGTTTACATATCACCTCTTATTGACGACTTAAACTGCTTATGGGATAAAGGTGTTGAAGCATATGATGCATATCGAGAAGAAAGTTTCTCCCTTAGAGCTGTTCTACTATGGACAATCAATGATTTTCCTGTATATGAGAACATGTTTGGATGTGTTGTGAAAGGATATCATGCATGTACTATTTGTGCAGAAGAAACATATTCGACAAGGTTCAAACATTGTAGAAAAATGTCATATACAGGCCATAGAAGGTTTCTACCTTTAAGTCATCCTTATAGAAGACAAAAAAAGGCATTTAATGGGAAGCAAGAATTTAATCTCGAACCAAAACCATTGAGTGGCAatgaaattttagaaagagttcAAAGAATTATCTATCATTGTGGAAAATTCAGCGGAAAGCTTCAGTCAAAGAACGATGACGAGATAACATGCTGGAAAAAGAAATCAATATTCTTTGAACTTGAGTATTGGAAAGATCTACATGTTCGACATGTTCTTGATGTGATGCACATTGAAAAAAATGTTTGTGAAAGTCTCATCGGTACGTTACTTGACGTTCCAGGAAAAACAAAGGATGGAATAGCAGCAAGATTAGATCTTTTGGAAATGAATTTAAGGACTGAATTGGCACCAAGGATTGAGGAGAAGAAAACTTTTTTGCCTGCAGCATATTACACACTAAGTAAGGATGAGAAAAGAAGTATTTGCAATTCTTTGTCGGGAGTAAAGGTACCTGTAGGTTACTCATCCAATGTTAGAAACCTTGTGTCAATGAAGGATTTGAAACTTGTTGGCCTGAAGTCACACGACTATCACACTTTAATGCAACAATTGCTTCCAGTGGCCATCCTCGATGTCTTGCCAAAACATGTCAGAGATACTATAACTCGGCTGTGTTTCTTCTTCAATGTGTTGTATAGTGAAGTGATAGACGTCTTAAAGTTGGATGACTTGCAAAAGAGAGATTGTGTTGATATTGTGTTACTTGAAAAGTATTTTCCCCCTTCATTTTTTGATATAATGATTCATTTAACTGTTCATCTTGTGCGGGATGTCAAATTGTGTGGACCGGTTTGGTATAGGCACATGTACCCATTTGAAAGATTCATGAAGATTTTGAAAGATTATGTGCGCAATCGCAATCGGCCTGAAGGGTGGTGTATAGCCGAATGTTACATTGCTGAAGAGGCTGTTGAATTTTGCTCAGATTATCTATCTAATGTTCACACAATTGGGATACCATCAAGGCATCGAGAAGTAGAACTTACTAAGCCTTTATCGGGAGCA GTTGCACATTTAGTTGACCATTCCACCCATCAAATATCAGAAATATTGATGTGGTTGGCGCATGGACCTTGCAACAAAGTGTTAAAGTATTCTAGTTATCTGATTGATGGGGTTACGTATGCTACAAAAGAACGTGATGATATACGAGTTACTAAAAAATCTGGAGTAAGCTTAGTCGCAAAGATAATGCAAGTTGCCAGTGAAAAGGATAAAAACCCAATTGTTTCAGACATGGTTTTTTATGGAGTTATTGAAGAAATATGGGAACTCGATTACCACAACTTTCAAATTCCAATGTTCAAATGTAATTGGGTGGagaataataatgatattaaaGTAGATGATCTTTGTTTCACATTGGTAAATTTGAGAAGAATTGGATTCAAATCCGAATCTTTTATCTTGGGAAGTCAAGCAAAGCAAGTATTTTACATTGAAGATCCTGAAGATCCTGAATGGAGTATTGTACTTGCAACTCCTACTAGAGAGTCATTTGAACACGTTGATGGTGATGAATTGGAAGACACATTAATTGACTATCAATCTTTTACCAGAGGGTTACCATCAATGGGTGTTGACGGAGCATATGACAATGAACCATCATGGCTTCGTGAAGATTGTGATGGGAATTGGGTCGACAATGTTTAA